AATACCAAAAGGTGCTTTACTGGTAGGACCTCCGGGAACAGGTAAGACCTTATTGGCAAAAGCTGTAGCTGGTGAAGCAGCTGTACCATTCTTTACACTTTCAGGTTCCGATTTTGTGGAAATGTTTGTGGGTGTGGGAGCTGCAAGAGTTCGTGACTTATTTAAGCAGGCAAAAGAAAAAGCACCGTGTATTATCTTTATAGATGAGATCGATGCGATCGGTAGATCCAGAGGAAAAGGACAAATGCCAGGTTCAAACGATGAACGTGAAAACACACTTAACTCGCTTTTGGTGGAGATGGATGGATTTGGTACTGATTCAGGTGTCATTGTTTTGGCAGCAACCAACAGACCAGATGTCCTAGATAGTGCTTTGCTAAGAGCAGGCCGTTTTGATAGACAAATCTCTATTGATAAGCCAGACATTGTGGGTAGAGAAGCTATTTTCAAAGTCCACCTGAAGCCAATCAAAACCAATCCAGATATTGATCCTAAGAAATTGGCTGCTCAGACCCCTGGCTTTGCAGGAGCTGAAATCGCCAATGTTTGTAATGAGGCAGCTTTAATCGCAGCCCGAAGAAATAAAACTGCTGTAGATATGCAGGATTTCCAGGATGCCATCGATAGAACAATTGGAGGATTGGAAAAAAGAAATAAAATCATCTCTCCTGAGGAGAAGAAAATCGTTGCTTATCACGAAGCTGGACACGCTGTGGCAGGATGGTTCTTGGAGCATGCTGACCCATTGGTGAAAGTTAGTATTGTACCAAGAGGAATAGCTGCGTTAGGGTATGCTCAGTATTTACCAAAGGAGCAGTTCTTATATCAAACCGAGCAGTTGATTGACGAAATGTGTATGACGCTTGGAGGTAGAGCTGCCGAGGAAATTATCTTTAAGAAAATTTCTACCGGTGCGCTAAGCGATCTGGAAAGAGTTACAAAAATGGCTTATTCCATCGTCTCTATTTATGGTATGAATGATAAAATCGGAAACGTTTCATTCTATGACTCTAAAGGGGATGGTTATAAAATGACCAAGCCATATTCAGAAACAACTGCTGAAACAATTGATGAGGAAGTAAGACAACTGGTTCAGAAGGCCTATTTAAGAACAAAGGAACTTCTGACAGAAAGAATTAATGAATTAGAAATCTTAGCGAAAGAACTTCTTGAAAAAGAAATCTTGTTCCAAGCGGATCTGGAGAAACTAATCGGTAAAAGACCTTTCGAAAGAGAGACTACTTACCAAGCGTATACCAATAAAAAGGAAAGTGCGCCAGTCCCAGTCGTAGATCAATTAGAGGAACCAACTTTGGATCCAGACACTACTCCTTCCGATAAACAAAAATCAGTTACGGAACCGAAGGAAGAAAATTCATAAGTTTTAAAGCCCCTTCCTAAAAGGGGCTTTTTTTATACCCAATTCCAAGTTTATCTTTATTCATGGCAGAAACCACCCTGGACATAAAGCTGAATGGTAAAAAACTGTTTTTTGCTTCAGACTTCCATTTAGGAGCTCCTAATAAAGCCGAAAGCAGTCTCCGTGAAAAGAGAATTATCCGTTGGTTGGATAGCATTAAGAAAGAAGCTGCCGCCATCTTCCTAGTAGGGGATATTTTTGATTTTTGGTTTGAGTATGGTACTGTTATTCCCAAAGGTTTTATTCCCTTTATATCCAAAATTTCTCAATTGAGAGATGCTGGTATTCCTATCTACTTTTTTACT
Above is a window of Algoriphagus machipongonensis DNA encoding:
- the ftsH gene encoding ATP-dependent zinc metalloprotease FtsH gives rise to the protein MSDKNKNKKFVPKTPQQKPNFQLWLIIAAVLVLLGLTWLQNRSAVIDITQKKFEDMYLAGDVSKVMMVKNMERVDITLKPSVLSEPKYKNELESGSTFFNPSGPHYSFQVASVDKFANDFDALKEKASPENRIDLEVSTEENWSSYFSSFGFLILLFVFFWFMMRRMAGPSGPGGQIFNVGKSKAQLFDAENKVKITFDNVAGLDEAKEEIQEIVEFLKNPSKFTKLGGKIPKGALLVGPPGTGKTLLAKAVAGEAAVPFFTLSGSDFVEMFVGVGAARVRDLFKQAKEKAPCIIFIDEIDAIGRSRGKGQMPGSNDERENTLNSLLVEMDGFGTDSGVIVLAATNRPDVLDSALLRAGRFDRQISIDKPDIVGREAIFKVHLKPIKTNPDIDPKKLAAQTPGFAGAEIANVCNEAALIAARRNKTAVDMQDFQDAIDRTIGGLEKRNKIISPEEKKIVAYHEAGHAVAGWFLEHADPLVKVSIVPRGIAALGYAQYLPKEQFLYQTEQLIDEMCMTLGGRAAEEIIFKKISTGALSDLERVTKMAYSIVSIYGMNDKIGNVSFYDSKGDGYKMTKPYSETTAETIDEEVRQLVQKAYLRTKELLTERINELEILAKELLEKEILFQADLEKLIGKRPFERETTYQAYTNKKESAPVPVVDQLEEPTLDPDTTPSDKQKSVTEPKEENS